A section of the Tachysurus fulvidraco isolate hzauxx_2018 chromosome 7, HZAU_PFXX_2.0, whole genome shotgun sequence genome encodes:
- the LOC113641215 gene encoding terminal nucleotidyltransferase 5B-like, translating into MTSREDAQEQNRRFCVLSWEQVQRLDSILGESVPIHGRGNFPTLSISPRQIVQVVRARLEDQGVVVRDVKLNGSAASYVLYNDTGLGYKDLDLIFGLSLSDDRMFDVVKEVVLASLLNFLPAGVNRERLSALALKEAYVQKLVKVRTDTDCWSLISLSNNTGKNVELKFVDTLRRQFEFSVDSFQIGLDSLLLFDRCSEAPMSESFHPTVIGESMYGDFEESLDHLRSKIIATHSPEEIRGGGLLKYCHLLVSGFRPASEEHMKTLQRYMCSRFFIDFPDVGEQRRKLEAYLQNHFAGMEHKRYECLVTLRNVVDESTVCLMGHERRQTLALISALALRTLTEQNAIPALPNVTCYYQPAPYVHDGNFSNYYVAQVHSPAHTYRTWLPCS; encoded by the exons ATGACGTCGCGCGAGGACGCACAGGAGCAGAACCGGCGCTTCTGCGTCTTGTCGTGGGAGCAGGTGCAGCGTCTGGACTCCATCCTCGGGGAAAGTGTACCGATACACGGACGGGGCAATTTCCCAACACTGTCAATCTCCCCACGCCAGATCGTGCAG GTGGTAAGGGCCAGACTGGAGGATCAAGGCGTGGTCGTCCGTGATGTCAAACTGAATGGTTCAGCTGCAAGCTATGTGCTTTACAATGACACCGGGTTAGGCTACAAGGACCTGGATCTGATCTTTGGCCTGAGTTTGAGTGATGACAGGATGTTTGATGTGGTAAAGGAGGTGGTCCTGGCCAGCCTGCTGAACTTCCTGCCAGCTGGAGTGAACCGTGAGCGTCTCAGTGCTCTTGCCCTCAAAGAGGCATATGTGCAGAAGCTGGTTAAAGTGCGCACTGACACGGACTGCTGGAGCCTCATCTCTCTTTCCAACAATACCGGCAAGAACGTAGAGTTGAAGTTTGTTGACACGCTACGGCGCCAGTTTGAGTTCAGCGTGGACTCATTTCAGATCGGTCTCGACTCGCTGCTGCTGTTTGACCGCTGCTCTGAGGCACCTATGTCAGAGAGCTTTCACCCAACTGTGATTGGTGAGAGCATGTACGGTGACTTTGAGGAATCTCTGGATCACCTGCGTTCCAAGATTATCGCTACACACAGTCCCGAGGAGATCCGTGGAGGAGGTTTGCTGAAAtactgccacctgctggtgAGTGGTTTCAGGCCAGCATCGGAGGAGCACATGAAAACGCTACAGCGCTACATGTGCTCACGTTTCTTTATCGACTTCCCAGATGTAGGTGAGCAACGAAGAAAACTCGAGGCGTACCTTCAAAACCATTTTGCTGGCATGGAACACAAACGCTATGAGTGCCTGGTGACCCTGAGGAACGTTGTTGATGAAAGCACCGTATGCCTGATGGGTCACGAGCGGCGGCAGACTCTGGCACTCATCTCAGCACTGGCGCTGCGCACACTCACCGAACAGAACGCCATCCCTGCGCTCCCTAACGTCACCTGCTACTACCAACCGGCTCCGTATGTGCACGATGGGAACTTTAGCAACTACTACGTGGCTCAAGTGCACTCACCTGCACACACTTATCGGACATGGCTGCCCTGCAGCTGA